ATAGGCAAACAGCAATACTTCCTATAGTCTATCTAAAGCCGCCACCAGAGCCTGTAAGCTCTTTTGAAATTACTCTTGTATCTGTTTTAGTAGCGGCTGTTCTCGCAGCGCTAATTTCAACTTTAAAAAAGAGGCAGAATAAATGAGCATTTACGAGCGCGAACTCAAAGGAATATTGCAATACGATGAGGAGGTTTTAGATAGCGCAACAAAAGCATACCCAGAAAATATAAAAAGAGCTTTTTATAAAATTAAAAAAAGACCTTTTATTGTGCTTAGAGCTGCAGGCTCTTTCGGAATAGACCTTGTTGCCATAAGAAAAGATTGCTCTTTCCCAATAGAAGTTAAAGCTTGGAAAGAAAAAAAATTCTGGTTCAGCAACACTCCCAGACTGAAAGAGCAAGTTGATTGGCTCAAAAAACTTTGCATCAAAGCAGGAATTGTTCCTATTTACGCTTTTAGATTGAAAAATGTTAGAGCTCAAGACCCCTGGCGAATATTCACATTCGAGCTACCTAGTGTAAAAGGGAGCGAGCTTTACAATAAGATTCCTAAGTTAAGAGAGACTGAAGAAGGAAATTATGTGATGGATTGGGAAGAAGGTTTGGAGCTACATAAATTTATAGAGATTTTGTGTGAGGGATAAAAGAGAGAAAAATTTCAACAGAACACTGTGGAGGTATCTTTTTCTGAACGAAATGCTTGGAGAGCGAAAAAACTACGGGAGGAGAAAGTACTTCTGAACACAGTTCGGCTTTACAGACGCATAGAAAAATATAAATATAGTTATAACTATAAATATTATTATAAAAATGGCAAACGCTACAATAGCTGTTAAAAAAAGCACTCTCCAAATACTCAAAGATCTCAAAGAGGAAGAAGGGGCATCCAGCATGGATGAGCTAATATCACGACTTGTAAGACTTAGAAAAAGAGTTCCCTCATCCTTAAAAGGCGCTTACCCTAAACTAAAGCCGCTGACAGAAAAAGAAGAGGAAGAGGTTTTCGATGTATAGCTGCGCTTTAGATGCCCACGCCTGGATCGCATATTTCAAAAACGAAAAAGGAGCTGATACAGTGGAGAGCTATATAGAGCGAGAGAATACAACCACACCAATAATGGCAGTTGCAGAAATAGCAGCGAAGCTCTATCTAGAGCTGCCGAAAAAGCTGGAAGAAGCACTTTTGTTTATTAAAGCAAAGTCTACAATCCTAGATCTATCTTTTGATATAGCAGCCAGAGCAGGCAGAACCAGAGAAGAGCTTCGCAAAATAACTAAGAAGAAAGTAAGCCTGGCAGACGCAATAGTCTACGAGACAGCGAAGCAGTATGATATACCCGTATTGACAGGAGACCCACACTTCAAAGGGCTGGAAAATGTGATCTATATCGGATAGAGCAAGCAGAGCGAAAAACTACGGGGAGAGAAAGTGGTTCTAAGGTAGATGGATAGCAATTTGGTAAAAATAACAAATATTTTGCCAAAAAGTTTATATATTTTGGGAAACAGATATAGCATTAAGTGAATTAAATGGAGTACGTAACTGTAGACAAAACAGGAAAAATCTATCTGCCGAAAGCCGTGCGCAGCACTCTGGATACTAAATCGAAATACTTAGTGATTACACTGCCAGATGGCGATGTGGTCCTTCATAGGATTAAGAGCTCTAAGAGCCCTCTCAAAGAGTTTCAAACGGTTTGGCGGCACGCAAAGAGCCTGTCTAAAGTGAGAGCTGAAATACTTGGGGAAGCAATGAGATTTGTGAAGAAGAGCGGTGATTGATTTGTATGCTGATACAGATTTTTTTATCGCTCTGCTCAGCAAGAAAGATAGATTGAGAAAAAGCGCAGAAACCATATATTCTAAGCATAAAGACGAGCTATGGACATCTACCCTAACTCTGAGAGAGCTGATGATATTGGCTTACAGGGAGAACAAAGACCCGATAAGGATTATAGAGAGAGCTGCTGAGCTTGTAGAG
This window of the Candidatus Thermoplasmatota archaeon genome carries:
- a CDS encoding Holliday junction resolvase, which codes for MSIYERELKGILQYDEEVLDSATKAYPENIKRAFYKIKKRPFIVLRAAGSFGIDLVAIRKDCSFPIEVKAWKEKKFWFSNTPRLKEQVDWLKKLCIKAGIVPIYAFRLKNVRAQDPWRIFTFELPSVKGSELYNKIPKLRETEEGNYVMDWEEGLELHKFIEILCEG
- a CDS encoding PIN domain-containing protein translates to MYSCALDAHAWIAYFKNEKGADTVESYIERENTTTPIMAVAEIAAKLYLELPKKLEEALLFIKAKSTILDLSFDIAARAGRTREELRKITKKKVSLADAIVYETAKQYDIPVLTGDPHFKGLENVIYIG
- a CDS encoding AbrB/MazE/SpoVT family DNA-binding domain-containing protein; amino-acid sequence: MEYVTVDKTGKIYLPKAVRSTLDTKSKYLVITLPDGDVVLHRIKSSKSPLKEFQTVWRHAKSLSKVRAEILGEAMRFVKKSGD
- a CDS encoding type II toxin-antitoxin system VapC family toxin, which encodes MIDLYADTDFFIALLSKKDRLRKSAETIYSKHKDELWTSTLTLRELMILAYRENKDPIRIIERAAELVEIRDPAIGIEGHLGACYLMRKYNMTPSDALHAIYCGSDMIVSSDKIYDLVGLKRLALD